The Actinomycetota bacterium genome contains a region encoding:
- a CDS encoding carboxymuconolactone decarboxylase family protein yields MGERRDRHPTAADRRRPSAAAASRAAAGRRVAYRVRPHDRPRPRSASVHAAGRSVPRPDPRAACRGRPPSGHLRRRRRGHGRAGRRPPVGIRRSLGRRRGRVYRGGDWAVSGERIPPPPVDALDQATAELLRLASGSDGEPLLTIAVLAHHPPLVGPFLGWAAALALQGALSTRDHELLALRTARLCDSDFEWEEHVRYAEAAGLSAEEIERVRAGPDAGWGERERSLLQAADELHRDQSITDATWSALVAQHDRAALVELLYVVGQYTMLSMVANAIKG; encoded by the coding sequence GTGGGTGAGCGACGCGACCGGCACCCGACGGCTGCCGATCGGCGACGACCTTCCGCAGCTGCAGCGTCCCGAGCCGCTGCCGGCCGGCGTGTTGCATACCGCGTACGACCACATGATCGCCCACGGCCTCGATCTGCCTCCGTACACGCGGCTGGCCGAAGCGTTCCGCGACCGGATCCTCGGGCGGCCTGTCGTGGACGACCCCCGTCCGGCCACCTTCGTCGACGGCGTCGAGGGCATGGCCGTGCTGGACGCCGTCCGCCTGTCGGCATCCGAAGGTCGCTGGGTCGACGTCGAGGCCGCGTCTACCGTGGAGGCGATTGGGCGGTGAGCGGCGAGCGCATCCCCCCGCCGCCGGTCGACGCGCTCGACCAGGCCACCGCAGAGCTGCTCCGCCTCGCCTCGGGCTCCGACGGCGAGCCGTTGCTCACGATCGCAGTGCTCGCGCATCACCCTCCGCTCGTCGGCCCGTTCCTGGGGTGGGCGGCCGCGCTCGCGTTGCAGGGCGCGCTGTCGACGCGCGATCACGAGCTGCTCGCGCTGCGCACCGCCCGGCTCTGCGACTCGGACTTCGAGTGGGAAGAGCACGTCCGCTACGCGGAGGCCGCCGGGCTCAGCGCAGAAGAGATCGAGCGGGTGCGAGCCGGCCCCGATGCCGGGTGGGGCGAGCGCGAACGGTCGCTGTTACAGGCGGCCGACGAGCTGCACCGCGACCAATCGATCACCGATGCCACGTGGTCCGCCCTTGTCGCACAGCACGATCGGGCTGCCCTGGTCGAGCTGCTCTACGTGGTCGGGCAGTACACGATGCTCTCGATGGTGGCGAACGCGATCAAGGGGTGA
- a CDS encoding Gfo/Idh/MocA family oxidoreductase, whose protein sequence is MIGAVVVGTGFGCITHVRALRAAGFDVVAVVGRDPARTAERAARFGVENACTSLAAALELPGVDAVTIATPPHTHAELTLTAVAAGRHVLCEKPLARDRAEAVEVLGAAEAAGIVHLLGTEFRWDPGQATLARAVASGLVGEPRLVTAILHVPALADPVAQVPPWWADVSSGGGWLGAHGSQVIDQVRVALGEFAGVSASLVRVRGAAMTAEDSFVVHFRLRSGVVGVLQSSAADWGPYMIETRIAGSAGTAWIDGISAAVWVSDATGTRRLPIGDDLPQLQRPEPLPAGVLHTAYDHMIAHGLDLPPYTRLAEAFRDRILGRPVVDDPRPATFVDGVEGMAVLDAVRLSASEGRWVDVEAASTVEAIGR, encoded by the coding sequence ATGATCGGTGCCGTCGTGGTCGGCACGGGATTCGGCTGCATCACCCATGTGCGGGCGCTTCGGGCGGCCGGTTTCGATGTCGTCGCGGTCGTCGGACGTGATCCGGCGCGCACGGCGGAGAGAGCCGCGCGCTTCGGTGTGGAGAACGCATGCACGTCGCTCGCGGCCGCGCTCGAGCTGCCCGGTGTCGACGCCGTCACGATCGCGACACCGCCGCACACACACGCCGAGCTCACGCTCACGGCTGTCGCCGCGGGTCGGCACGTGCTGTGCGAGAAGCCGCTCGCCCGCGACCGGGCCGAGGCCGTCGAGGTCCTCGGGGCGGCCGAGGCCGCCGGCATCGTCCACCTGCTCGGGACCGAGTTCCGTTGGGACCCCGGACAGGCGACCTTGGCCCGGGCCGTCGCCTCGGGGCTCGTCGGCGAGCCGCGGTTGGTGACGGCCATCCTGCACGTGCCCGCCCTCGCCGACCCGGTCGCGCAGGTCCCGCCGTGGTGGGCCGATGTCTCGAGCGGGGGAGGGTGGCTCGGGGCGCACGGTTCGCAGGTGATCGACCAGGTCCGCGTGGCCCTGGGCGAGTTCGCCGGCGTCAGCGCATCGCTCGTCCGTGTCCGCGGCGCGGCGATGACGGCTGAAGACTCGTTCGTCGTGCACTTCCGGCTGAGATCGGGTGTCGTCGGAGTGCTGCAGAGCAGCGCCGCCGACTGGGGTCCCTACATGATCGAGACCCGCATCGCCGGGAGCGCGGGCACGGCTTGGATCGACGGCATCAGCGCCGCGGTGTGGGTGAGCGACGCGACCGGCACCCGACGGCTGCCGATCGGCGACGACCTTCCGCAGCTGCAGCGTCCCGAGCCGCTGCCGGCCGGCGTGTTGCATACCGCGTACGACCACATGATCGCCCACGGCCTCGATCTGCCTCCGTACACGCGGCTGGCCGAAGCGTTCCGCGACCGGATCCTCGGGCGGCCTGTCGTGGACGACCCCCGTCCGGCCACCTTCGTCGACGGCGTCGAGGGCATGGCCGTGCTGGACGCCGTCCGCCTGTCGGCATCCGAAGGTCGCTGGGTCGACGTCGAGGCCGCGTCTACCGTGGAGGCGATTGGGCGGTGA
- a CDS encoding VOC family protein produces the protein MTAWAGVTIDCHDARLLAGFWSTLLDVPARPAGADRAGWYRIGPAVRGGPVLNFQPVPEEKAGKARVHLDLWVDDLEESIELVERLGGARRGAVQVLERGRIAVMSDPEGNEFCLIANPAV, from the coding sequence GTGACGGCGTGGGCCGGTGTGACCATCGACTGTCACGATGCGCGGCTCCTCGCCGGGTTCTGGTCGACGCTGCTCGATGTGCCCGCGAGACCGGCGGGAGCGGACCGGGCGGGCTGGTACCGCATCGGCCCGGCCGTTCGAGGCGGTCCCGTCCTGAACTTCCAGCCCGTGCCCGAGGAGAAGGCGGGCAAGGCGCGCGTCCACCTCGATCTCTGGGTCGACGATCTAGAGGAATCGATCGAGCTGGTGGAGCGTCTGGGGGGAGCGCGCCGCGGCGCCGTGCAGGTGCTCGAGCGTGGCCGGATCGCCGTCATGTCCGACCCGGAGGGGAACGAGTTCTGCCTGATCGCAAATCCGGCCGTGTAG
- a CDS encoding class I SAM-dependent methyltransferase: protein MTWDRVGSSYDRVAGKYETRFLHELRGKPRDRELLATFAASVGDPVVEVGCGPGQIGDFVRRRGRRVVGIDLSLEMARLAGGRLDGALAGDMRALPLATEGCGGVLAFYSLIHVRRSEVVAVLREFHRVLRPGGRVLFSAHEGEGEVELETLLDEPVPMAATFFALDELTAWSRAAGLEVALAERRAPYPSESETGRLYVDAQRP from the coding sequence GTGACGTGGGATCGCGTGGGCTCGTCGTACGACCGCGTCGCGGGGAAGTACGAGACCCGCTTCCTCCACGAGCTACGAGGCAAGCCCCGCGACAGGGAGCTGCTCGCCACGTTCGCGGCGTCAGTCGGCGATCCGGTCGTCGAGGTCGGGTGCGGGCCGGGCCAGATCGGCGACTTCGTGCGGCGGCGCGGGCGGCGCGTCGTCGGGATCGATCTCAGCCTCGAGATGGCGAGGCTCGCCGGCGGTCGGCTCGACGGCGCACTGGCGGGTGACATGCGTGCGCTGCCGCTCGCGACCGAGGGGTGCGGCGGGGTGCTCGCCTTCTACTCGTTGATCCACGTCCGACGTTCGGAGGTGGTTGCTGTTCTGCGGGAGTTCCACCGGGTGCTCCGGCCCGGGGGTCGCGTGCTCTTCTCCGCGCACGAGGGTGAAGGCGAGGTCGAGCTCGAGACACTGCTCGACGAGCCGGTGCCGATGGCCGCGACCTTCTTCGCGCTCGACGAGCTGACCGCATGGAGCCGGGCCGCCGGGCTCGAGGTTGCGCTCGCCGAACGGCGGGCGCCGTATCCATCGGAGTCCGAGACCGGGCGGCTGTACGTCGACGCGCAGCGACCGTGA